CGAGCGCGATCTGCCGTACTACGATCCGACGATTTCGAAGGGCACGTTCGACAGCATGTGCAAGTTCGTGCAGACCGTCGGCCTGACCAAGGGTCTCGGCAATTACGAAGACGTGGTGGCGACGCAGTTCGCCAGTCTGTGGAAGGCTTGATGCCAACGCGCTGGCGCACGCTGTCGGCCCACACTCCGCTATCGTCGCCGGGCTTGGCCCGGCGACCTTGATGCCGGTGCGATACCGCTCGGCAAATCGCCGAGTCGCGCTTTGAGGCGCGGCACCGCAAAATCGAGGAAAGCGCGCAGTTTGACCGGCATGAAGCGGTTGGGCGAGTAGACAAAGCTTACGGGCAGCGGTGGCGGCTGAAAATCCTGTAGCAACGGCATCAGCGTTCCGGACTTGACCGACTCCGCAACGTGGTACGAAAACGCCATGGTCACGCCGACACCGAAACGCGCGGCATCGCAGGCCGATTCGAGATTGCTGACGATGAGCCGCGACCGCACCGGCACGGCATAGTCGGTCTCGTCGCGCTTGAACCTCCACAGCGTGGGCGATTGCAGGGGCGCATAGCTGATGCAGTCATGAGCGGAGAGATCATCGGGTGTTTTCGGCGTGCCGCGCATCTTCAGATACTCGGGGCTTGCGCAAACCACCCGCCGAATTTCACCGATACGCACGGCGATCAGGCTGCTGTCGGATAGCGCACCGATGCGAAGCGCAACATCGATGTGCTCTTCCAGCAGATTGCTCGCTCGATCCGACAGGCCCAGTTGAACGTCAACTTCCGAATACGCTGTCAGAAACTCCGCCAATATCGGCTGCAGGTAGAGGCGGCCGAGCGCGACGGGCGCGGAAATGATCAAGTCGCCGCGCGGCTTCGTGTACTCGCCGGAGACGGTACGCTCGGCCTCGGCGACATCGCCAAGGATGCGCTTCGCCGCCGCAATGTAGGAGCGGCCCGCGTCGGTCGGCATCAGCGTGCGGCTGGAGCGATTGAACAGCTTGGCCTGAAGGTGCGCTTCGAGTTCTGAGACGTTCCGGCTGACCGTCGCCAGCGGCATTTTTTGCCGGCGCGCCGCTTCCGACAGGCTGCCGGCCTCGGCCACCGCCAGAACAACCGACATCGCATCCAGACGATCCATGATCATTTCCATTTTTTGGAAGGAAATATCTCAAATATCGCAGATACCCGTCAATTTCGGAAGGGTCTAGATACGTGCTGCAAACAACGGCCGCGGCCGTTTCAAAGCTTCGAACGGACCTCAGGAGACAGAACATGACGTCAATCGAAACCAAGGGCATCGCCCTCATCACCGGCGCATCGTCAGGCATCGGCGCGGCCTATGCCGACCGTCTCGCCAAGCGCGGCTACGACCTGATCCTGGTCGCTCGCAACAGGGAACGCCTCGCTTCGCTGGCGCGTCGGCTCAGCAACGACACTGGCCGCAAGGTCGAGACTGTCCAAGCCGATCTGACCGTTCCGGCCGACCTGTATCGTGTCGAGGATATCTTGCGGACCAACGCCGGCATCACCGCGCTGGTCAACAATGCGGGGCTGGGCGCCGTCGCTCCGCTGGTCGACTCCGACGTCGACAAGATGGAAGACATGATCCGCCTCAACGTCACCGCGCTGACGCGCCTGATCTACGCGGCGGTCCCGGGCTTCGTGGCCCGCCGCAATGGTACGATCATCAACATCTCGTCGGTCGTTGCGATTGAGCCGGAGTTGTTGAACGGCGTGTACGGCGGCTCCAAGGCCTTCGTTCTCGCTTTCAATCAGACGCTCGTCCGAGAACTCGGCGACAAGGGAATCCGCGTGCAGGCGGTGCTACCGGGTGCCACGGCGACTGAATTCTGGGACGCCGCCGGCAAGCCGGTTCACCAGTTGCCGGCGCAGATCGTGATGTCGGTCGACGATCTCGTCGATGCAGCGCTCGCAGGGCTCGACCTCGGCGAGACCGTGACCATCCCCGCGCTGGAGAATAAGGCGGAATGGGAGCGTTACGAAACAGCGCGCCTCGCCATGTCCGGCAAGCTTTCGAACGCAATTCCGGCGCCTCGCTACAACATGCCCAAGCACCAGCGGCTCAGCGCCTGAACTCATCCAACTTGCAACCTGAGTACATCAAAGGAGAAAGACCATGACTGCACTTGCACAACGTGTCGCCAGTCCTACGGACAAGGTGATCTACACGGCGCAGACCCATACCACGGGCGGCCGCCAGGAGGGCGTGGCGCGCAGTTCCGACGGGCAGCTTGACATCAAGATCTCGCCTCCCGGCTCGAAACGGCCCGGCACCAACCCGGAGCAGCTGTTTGCCGCGGGCTGGTCGGCTTGCTTCGAAGGCGCCCTCGGCCTGGTGGCTCAGCGGAAGAAAGTGACGCTCCCGGCCGACCTGGCGATCGACGCCGAAATCGATCTTCATCTCGACAGCGGCGAGTTCTTCCTCGGTGCGCGCCTCAACGTCTCCATCCCAGGCGTCGAGCGGAGCGTCGCACAAGAACTCGTCAACGCGGCCTCGAAGGTATGCCCGTACTCGAAGGCCGTCAGCGGCAACGTCGAAGTCGAGTACAATGTCGTCTGAGACTGTCTCCGGCTGGCGTGCTTCCCGCGCCAGCCGGCCATCCATATCAACACGCGCGCCGGAAACTGATATTGGAGACACATCATGAGCGCCCCCATCGCCACCGAGAACATCGATCGCGGCCGCCGTTGGTTTTTCGGCGCTTCCGTAATGGCCGCTGCGGCCGCCCAACTCGGCTTTCTGAAGCCGGCTGCTGGTCAGTCACCGATCAAGAAGCCGGCCATCGTCAAGCCAGGCACGTACACGTCGCTCGGCCCGCTGAAACAGGTCAACGCCGGTGTTCTCAGCGTCGCCTATGCCGAAGCGGGGCCGGCCGATGGTCCGCCGGTTATCCTGCTGCACGGCTGGCCTTACGACATTCACAGCTTTGCCGATGTGACGCCGATGCTGGCGTCGGCCGGCTATCGCGTGCTCGTTCCGTATCTGCGCGGCTATGGCGCAACACGGTTCCTTTCAAACGACACCTTCCGCAACGGCCAGCCCGCTGCGCTCGCATCCGACGCGATCGCCTTCATGGACGCGCTGAAGATTGATCGGGCGCTGCTCGCTGGCTTCGACTGGGGCGCGCGCTCCGCCGACATCGTCGCAGCGCTTTGGCCGGAGCGCGTCAAGGGATTGGTCGCCGTCAGCGGCTATCTGATCGGCAGCCAGGAGGCCGGCCGGAATCCGCTGCCGCCCAAGGCTGAGTTCGAATGGTG
The Rhodoplanes sp. Z2-YC6860 genome window above contains:
- a CDS encoding LysR family transcriptional regulator, translating into MDRLDAMSVVLAVAEAGSLSEAARRQKMPLATVSRNVSELEAHLQAKLFNRSSRTLMPTDAGRSYIAAAKRILGDVAEAERTVSGEYTKPRGDLIISAPVALGRLYLQPILAEFLTAYSEVDVQLGLSDRASNLLEEHIDVALRIGALSDSSLIAVRIGEIRRVVCASPEYLKMRGTPKTPDDLSAHDCISYAPLQSPTLWRFKRDETDYAVPVRSRLIVSNLESACDAARFGVGVTMAFSYHVAESVKSGTLMPLLQDFQPPPLPVSFVYSPNRFMPVKLRAFLDFAVPRLKARLGDLPSGIAPASRSPGQARRR
- a CDS encoding SDR family NAD(P)-dependent oxidoreductase, whose translation is MTSIETKGIALITGASSGIGAAYADRLAKRGYDLILVARNRERLASLARRLSNDTGRKVETVQADLTVPADLYRVEDILRTNAGITALVNNAGLGAVAPLVDSDVDKMEDMIRLNVTALTRLIYAAVPGFVARRNGTIINISSVVAIEPELLNGVYGGSKAFVLAFNQTLVRELGDKGIRVQAVLPGATATEFWDAAGKPVHQLPAQIVMSVDDLVDAALAGLDLGETVTIPALENKAEWERYETARLAMSGKLSNAIPAPRYNMPKHQRLSA
- a CDS encoding organic hydroperoxide resistance protein, which codes for MTALAQRVASPTDKVIYTAQTHTTGGRQEGVARSSDGQLDIKISPPGSKRPGTNPEQLFAAGWSACFEGALGLVAQRKKVTLPADLAIDAEIDLHLDSGEFFLGARLNVSIPGVERSVAQELVNAASKVCPYSKAVSGNVEVEYNVV
- a CDS encoding alpha/beta fold hydrolase gives rise to the protein MSAPIATENIDRGRRWFFGASVMAAAAAQLGFLKPAAGQSPIKKPAIVKPGTYTSLGPLKQVNAGVLSVAYAEAGPADGPPVILLHGWPYDIHSFADVTPMLASAGYRVLVPYLRGYGATRFLSNDTFRNGQPAALASDAIAFMDALKIDRALLAGFDWGARSADIVAALWPERVKGLVAVSGYLIGSQEAGRNPLPPKAEFEWWYQFYFATERGRAGYEKNRNEFNRLIWKIASPKWQFDDATFARSAASFDNPDHVDIVVHNYRWRIGAAPGEPRYDDLEKRLAQSPSITVPTITLESDANGAPHPDPASYAKKFVGRYEHRQVEGGIGHNLPQEDPKAFVDAIIDVG